One window of Entelurus aequoreus isolate RoL-2023_Sb linkage group LG06, RoL_Eaeq_v1.1, whole genome shotgun sequence genomic DNA carries:
- the LOC133652745 gene encoding uncharacterized protein LOC133652745, whose translation MATYGTVGEFVEGHEDWTEYEERLGHFFSANGITEEDKKRSILLSACGAKTYKLIRNLATPRKPGEIPYDDLVTLVGNHHNPKPSVIVQRFKFHSYFRRQGQSVANFVAELRQLSEHCDFGAVLDDMLRDRLVCGINNDATQRRLLGETPPLTFKKALEISQGMEMAANNAKDIQKGHGGAQTAAVHHVRRETGKHERKVECFRCGGGHYANDCKFKDVVCHACNKKGHLAKKCRSSKGKGKPGLGKMQQAQAATHHLDEEDKEAVCSFNMFGVETDEEPPEPYYATVTVGGQDIKFEIDSGATASVISEDTYRRTWGFNQPPIRPSKLKLRTYTGQPIPHLGVVYVDILAEGQKAKGRLVIAKGRGPSLLGRDVLRKIRLNWHEIKYASTTEVTLQRYSDVFKDELGTLKGMTVKLHVDPEATPRFFKPRAVPYAMKGKVEEELERLQKLGIIKPVQFSRWAAPIVPVLKEDKTARICGDYKVTVNQVSKLEEYPLPRIDDLFATLAGGKLFTKLDMSQAYQQLLLDEDSKEYVTINTHKGLFKYNRLVFGVASSPAIFQRTMDTLLQGIPHVAVYLDDILVTGATEVEHLANLEEVLKRLSEAGLRLKRSKCVFLAPSVTYLGHRITAQGLCPVEDKVRAIKEAPNPKCITELRSFLGMVNYYGKFLPDLSKVLAPLYKLLHNDTKWQWCEEQEAAFKEVKELLHSATLLVHYDPDKQITLSCDASPYGVGAVLSHVMEDGSEKPVGFASRTLTKAEQGYSQLDKEGLAIVFAVKRFHQYLYGRAFKIYTDHKPLMSLFSETKCIPPLASARIQRWALTLSAYQYAIEYRAGKDNANADALSRLPLPDTPAVTYVPPETVFSLEKLEETPVKASRIKQWTERDPVMSQVKTFLLQGWPSVIEGEELRPYTKRKTELSLQDGCIFWGARVIVPPPGRSQIVEEIHETHPGASRMKSLARSYVWWPGLDKDLEDKVKGCTQCQINQNMPPPAPLHPWEWPDRPWSRLHMDFAGPFKGQMFLLLVDAHSKWIEAHIMSNITAPTTIDKLRQVFAVHGLPDTLVTDNGPTFTSELFSEFMQQNGIHHIRTAPFHPASNGLAERAVQTVKEGLKRMTGDSLSTQLSRFLFKYRLTPQTTTGRTPAEMLMGRRPKSRLDLLRPDMKAKVQGKQEKQKERHDQHARERQLKPDDCVYVRNFSSNNNQQWLPGIILKRSGPVSYVVKLTDGRIFRRHQDHVRLRQDTGSETDSSTEFPGAGPTAVGVGSPESETRTEASVSSGEDGHSHTDIQTSPSLPTPEPPKSPTPAVSAGSPEVVRRILAWSTPCMANCLGSVSPPVHHSTTTTPQADLSLVPACYHDLAEVFSKVRALGLPPHRPYDCAIEERSYEELHHIITPSKSPLVAGFFFMAKKDGSLRPCIDYRHLNNITIKNKYPLPLLNSSFEPLAPATIFTKLDLCNAYHLVRIREGDEWKTAFNTHMGHYEYRVMPFGLTNAPAVFQTLVNDILRDMLDQFVVVYLDDILIFSRNISDHQKHVRLVLQRLLENCQFVKAEKCCFHSSSVEFLGFVVERGHIRPDTKKVEAVVKWPQPTTRTRLTPVEQNYDAGNRELLAVHEALGEWRHWLEGARHQFQILTDHSNLLHIRAAKRINNRQTRPGSKNTEADALSQLFLKEPTGPAVAEPILPSTHIVGMDREVDLPTNCSSIGSYDPGSWIGDTPDCSHAILVFNDHYHCYEDVFARCHTGLLLVFFTLSPFLPVLGRTSPWILSRDFQPPKQHGIPVNIVSDRGPQFMSQICRAFYKGIGASVSLTSGYHSQSNGQAERANQSLEAMLRCVASHQPTSWSKFLPWNWRSLYPQLELILDVSEGVESRSCSFGKSIRENVSQSNRHRIPAPSYKPGQQVMLLTKDLSLQLSMFPKIKPVGESALSPPVPAPPPSRFLPNGDQVWMVKEILRVRRQATGAVGASADSALRHAPACAERSTPTQQQACRHSIINTPGLEEGGRHKDQRTRGTFARTSVTFP comes from the exons ATGGCTACATATGGGACTGTCGGTGAATTTGTGGAGGGACACGAGGACTGGACGGAGTATGAAGAAAGGTTGGGACACTTTTTCTCTGCTAATGGGATTACAGAAGAGGATAAAAAGCGCTCTATTCTCCTGagtgcgtgtggagcaaagacttatAAGTTGATAAGGAACTTGGCCACACCGCGGAAACCGGGAGAGATCCCATATGATGATCTTGTCACGCTCGTGGGAAACCACCACAATCCAAAACCTTCTGTGATAGTCCAAAGATTCAAGTTTCACAGCTACTTCAGGAGGCAAGGTCAGTCTGTGGCTAACTTTGTAGCCGAGTTACGGCAGCTGTCAGAACATTGTGATTTCGGGGCAGTGTTAGATGATATGCTACGTGACAGATTAGTGTGCGGCATTAATAATGACGCCACACAACGCCGCCTGCTGGGGGAAACTCCACCACTGACGTTCAAGAAAGCTCTGGAAATCTCCCAAGGCATGGAGATGGCTGCTAATAATGCCAAGGATATCCAGAAAGGACATGGAGGAGCACAAACAGCAGCAGTGCACCATGTCAGGAGAGAGACTGGTAAGCATGAAAGAAAAGTGGAGTGTTTTCGTTGTGGAGGGGGACACTATGCAAATGACTGTAAATTTAAAGACGTTGTTTGTCATGCTTGTAACAAAAAGGGACATTTAGCCAAAAAGTGCAGAAGCTCAAAGGGGAAGGGCAAGCCGGGGCTGGGAAAAATGCAGCAGGCTCAGGCAGCCACACATCACCTAGATGAAGAAGATAAAGAGGCTGTgtgttcttttaacatgtttggtGTGGAAACGGATGAAGAACCACCTGAGCCTTACTATGCAACAGTCACTGTAGGAGGGCAGGACATTAAGTTTGAGATTGATTCAGGAGCTACAGCCTCCGTTATCAGTGAAGACACTTACAGGAGGACGTGGGGGTTTAACCAGCCTCCCATCCGCCCATCAAAGCTCAAACTTAGGACCTATACAGGGCAGCCCATTCCTCATTTGGGAGTGGTTTATGTGGACATTTTAGCAGAGGGTCAAAAAGCTAAAGGCAGGCTGGTGATCGCTAAAGGCAGAGGGCCCAGTCTTTTGGGCCGCGATGTGCTTAGAAAAATCCGACTCAACTGGCATGAAATAAAATATGCAAGCACAACAGAGGTCACTCTGCAGCGATACAGTGATGTGTTCAAGGATGAGCTGGGAACACTTAAGGGCATGACAGTAAAGCTCCATGTTGACCCTGAAGCCACACCTAGGTTTTTCAAGCCCAGAGCAGTGCCCTATGCCATGAAAGGCAAAGTTGAAGAGGAACTGGAACGATTACAGAAGCTGGGCATCATCAAGCCCGTCCAGTTTTCAAGGTGGGCAGCACCCATTGTTCCAGTGTTAAAGGAGGACAAAACTGCACGGATATGCGGGGACTACAAAGTCACAGTGAATCAGGTCTCTAAGCTGGAGGAGTATCCATTGCCACGCATAGACGACCTGTTTGCGACCCTGGCAGGGGGTAAGCTGTTCACAAAGCTGGACATGAGCCAGGCCTACCAACAGCTACTGCTCGACGAGGATTCAAAAGAGTACGtcacgatcaacacacacaaaggtTTATTCAAATACAATCGCCTGGTGTTTGGAGTGGCATCCAGTCCTGCCATTTTCCAAAGAACAATGGACACTCTGCTGCAGGGGATTCCGCATGTAGCAGTGTACTTAGATGATATTTTGGTCACAGGGGCCACGGAGGTGGAGCATCTGGCTAACTTGGAAGAGGTGCTGAAGAGACTCTCAGAAGCAGGGCTGCGATTAAAGCGCAGCAAATGTGTGTTTCTAGCACCAAGTGTGACCTATCTGGGACATAGGATCACAGCACAGGGACTCTGCCCAGTGGAAGACAAAGTGAGAGCTATTAAGGAAGCTCCAAACCCCaaatgcatcactgaactcagatcgTTCTTAGGCATGGTGAACTATTATGGCAAGTTTCTGCCCGACCTCTCAAAAGTTTTGGCCCCACTGTACAAGTTGCTTCACAATGACACAAAATGGCAGTGGTGTGAGGAGCAGGAGGCAGCTTTCAAGGAAGTGAAAGAGCTCCTCCATTCAGCAACGCTCCTGGTTCACTATGACCCGGATAAACAGATAACACTTTCATGCGACGCCTCGCCCTATGGAGTCGGGGCAGTTCTTTCGCATGTAATGGAGGACGGATCAGAGAAGCCGGTTGGCTTTGCTTCACGTACCCTGACAAAAGCGGAGCAGGGATACTCACAGCTAGACAAAGAAGGTCTGGCCATCGTGTTCGCTGTCAAGCGCTTTCATCAGTATCTCTATGGTCGCGCATTCAAGATCTACACAGACCATAAGCCACTGATGAGCCTGTTCAGTGAGACCAAATGTATCCCACCGCTGGCCTCAGCCAGGATACAACGTTGGGCGCTCACACTGTCAGCCTACCAGTACGCCATAGAGTACAGAGCAGGTAAGGATAACGCAAATGCCGATGCACTGAGTCGGCTGCCTTTACCTGACACGCCTGCTGTTACTTATGTGCCTCCAGAGACTGTTTTCTCACTGGAAAAGCTGGAAGAGACACCTGTGAAAGCATCCCGGATCAAACAGTGGACAGAGAGGGACCCAGTCATGTCCCAAGTAAAAACTTTCCTTTTACAAGGCTGGCCCAGTGTGATAGAAGGAGAGGAGTTGAGGCCTTATACTAAACGTAAAACTGAACTGAGTCTGCAAGATGGCTGCATCTTTTGGGGTGCGAGGGTCATTGTACCTCCCCCAGGCCGTTCACAGATTGTGGAGGAAATACATGAGACTCATCCAGGTGCATCGCGGATGAAAAGCCTCGCAAGATCCTATGTCTGGTGGCCAGGACTGGATAAGGATCTGGAGGACAAAGTGAAAGGATGCACGCAGTGTCAGATTAATCAGAACATGCCTCCACCTGCTCCTTTGCACCCATGGGAGTGGCCAGACCGTCCCTGGTCTAGGCTACATATGGACTTTGCGGGCCCTTTTAAGGGGCAGATGTTTCTCCTATTGGTGGATGCGCATTCTAAATGGATTGAGGCCCACATCATGAGCAACATCACAGCCCCCACAACCATCGACAAACTCAGGCAAGTGTTTGCAGTACACGGCTTGCCTGACACACTAGTCACTGATAATGGTCCGACTTTCACCAGCGAGTTGTTCAGTGAGTTCATGCAACAGAACGGCATTCATCACATAAGAACAGCTCCTTTCCACCCAGCCTCAAATGGACTGGCGGAGCGGGCTGTTCAGACAGTGAAGGAGGGCCTGAAGCGAATGACAGGTGACTCACTCAGCACTCAGCTTTCACGATTCCTGTTTAAATACCGCCTCACGCCACAGACTACAACGGGGCGCACGCCAGCAGAGATGCTGATGGGGCGTCGGCCCAAGTCAAGACTGGACCTGCTGCGTCCGGACATGAAGGCAAAAGtgcagggaaagcaggaaaaacagaaagaaagacatGATCAACATGCACGTGAGAGACAGTTGAAACCAGATGACTGTGTCTATGTGAGAAACTTCAGCAGCAACAACAACCAGCAGTGGCTACCTGGGATTATTCTCAAGAGGAGTGGGCCAGTTTCCTACGTTGTTAAGCTGACTGATGGACGTATCTTCCGCAGACATCAGGACCATGTGCGCCTGCGGCAGgatacaggctcagagacagacaGTTCCACTGAGTTTCCAGGGGCTGGACCAACAGCAGTAGGGGTGGGTTCGCCAGAGTCTGAGACAAGGACAGAGGCTTCTGTTTCCTCTGGAGAGGATGGACACTCTCACACTGACATCCAGACCTCTCCCAGTCTCCCTACACCAGAGCCACCGAAGTCACCCACACCAGCGGTGTCTGCTGGGTCACCAGAGGTAGTGCGAAG AATTCTGGCTTGGAGCACACCCTGCATGGCCAACTGTCTTGGTTCAGTCTCTCCTCCGGTCCACCACTCCACTACCACGACTCCCCAGGCCGATCTATCCCTGGTTCCAGCTTGCTACCATGACTTAGCCGAGGTCTTCAGCAAAGTACGTGCCCTGGGACTACCCCCTCATAGACCCTATGACTGTGCCATTGA AGAAAGAAGCTATGAGGAACTACATCACATCATTACACCATCCAAGTCTCCACTGGTGGCGGGATTCTTTTTCATGGCCAAGAAGGACGGATCCCTTCGTCCCTGCATTGACTACCGTCACCTTAACAACATCACCATTAAGAATAAGTACCCTCTTCCACTACTCAACTCGTCTTTTGAGCCTTTGGCACCTGCAACCATATTCACCAAACTGGATCTCTGTAACGCCTATCACCTGGTACGGATCagagagggagacgagtggaagacggccttCAACACTCATATGGGGCATTACGAGTACCGGGTGATGCCTTTTGGACTCACCAACGCACCTGCTGTTTTCCAAACTCTTGTCAACGACATCCTCCGGGACATGCTGGATCAATTTGTGGTAGTATACCTGGATGATATTCTAATTTTCTCCCGTAACATCTCTGATCACCAGAAACATGTCCGACTTGTCCTGCAACGTCTATTGGAAAACTGTCAATTTGTGAAAGCAGAAAAGTGCTGCTTCCACTCTTCTTCGGTGGAGTTCCTGGGATTCGTGGTCGAAAGGGGTCACATAAGGCCAGACACGAAGAAGGTGGAGGCCGTGGTAAAGTGGCCGCAACCTACTACTAGGAC GCGCCTGACCCCGGTCGAACAGAACTACGATGCTGGGAACAGAGAATTATTGGCGGTCCATGAGGCCCTGGgggaatggagacactggttggaaggAGCTAGACACCAGTTTCAGATTCTGACGGACCACAGCAACCTTCTGCACATCCGAGCTGCCAAGAGAATCAACAACCGCCAGACAAG ACCAGGGTCCAAGAACACTGAGGCTGACGCACTGTCCCAGTTATTCCTGAAAGAACCCACCGGTCCGGCAGTGGCGGAACCCATCCTTCCTTCCACTCACATCGTAGGGATG GACCGGGAGGTGGACCTCCCAACAAACTGTTCGTCCATCGGGAGCTACGACCCAGGGTCCTGGATTGGGGACACTCCAGACTGTTCTCATGCCATCCTGGTTTTCAACGATCACTATCACTGCTAcgaagacgtttttg CAAGAtgtcacacaggcctcctgctggTCTTCTTCACCCTCTCTCCATTCCTGCCCGTCCTTGGTCGCACATCGCCCTGGATTTTGTCACGGGATTTCCAGCCTCCAAAG CAACATGGTATTCCGGTGAATATCGTTTCTGACCGAGGACCTCAGTTTATGTCGCAAATATGTAGAGCCTTCTACAAGGGAATCGGagcctcggtcagcctcacatcgGGATACCATTCCCAGAGCAACGGGCAGGCTGAGAGGGCGAATCAAAGCTTGGAGGCCATGCTCCGATGTGTCGCCAGTCACCAACCCACGTCCTGGAGCAAGTTTCTGCCATGG AACTGGAGATCGCTGTACCCTCAACTAGAGCTCATATTAGacgtgtcagagggtgtggagagccgctcgtgcaGCTTTGGAAAGAGCATCCGAGAAAATGTGTCGCAATCTAACCGTCATCGCATTCCAGCCCCGTCCTATAAACCAGGACAACAAGTGATGCTTCTCACTAAGGACCTCAGTCTCCAG TTGTCCATGTTTCCCAAAATTAAACCGGTAGGggagagcgctctgtcccctcctgtccctgcccccccaccctctaggttCTTGCCTAATGGAGATCAGGTTTGGATGGTCAAGGaaatcctcagggtccgtcgacaag CAACTGGAGCTGTTGGCGCCTCTGCTGACAGCGCGCTCAGACACGCCCCTGCTTGTgctgagcgcagcacgcccacgcagcaacaagcctgcagacATTCAAtaatcaacacacctggacttgaAGAAGGGgggcggcataaagaccagcggacccgaggaacctttgccagaacgtcggtAACCTTCccgtaa